Proteins encoded in a region of the Sulfurimonas marina genome:
- a CDS encoding sugar phosphate nucleotidyltransferase, with protein MKAVVMAGGFGTRIQPLTNSKPKPMLPIMNKPMMEHTMMMLKEIGITEFIVLLYFKPEIIKDYFKDGSDFGIKITYVLPDDDYGTAGAVKLAQEHIGDENFIVISGDLVTDFDFKNLFAFHKEKNSKLSIGLTSVDNPLQFGVVIVNEEGVIEKFLEKPSWGEVFSDTINTGIYVIEPEILEYIPKNENFDFGKDLFPLLMQQKVDLMGCNLSGYWRDVGNPESYREVYEDILAHHVDFLLDGHKQLFPDGVLYSEKPYSLDPSIEITGTVVLGKKVTLNNGVKLYNSVISDNVVIDADSKIRNSVIWENVFIGKKTKLDNAVICNNNTIGKNVSVKAGLILAEGCEIGELSSFERDITVWPDKKIEAASIVSHNIVLGSRYKNSIFENGSVIGTSNVELSCEMATKLAEAFASQLPVGSTVLVGRDDDKNSRMLKRAFLGGLLSAGVHVHDLKSIPQPLLRYTLANSSKYVGGAQFKRCINDPRNSEITLFDEHAVRINTSAAKVIEKAFFIEKFRRVEHASIGEIFESNYCEECLDYKNSIEKCLDQVGIRQSNLRIAVDLMHGNSAKVFPTILNELGIENIVLNSYYDEQKLSNFVVMKKRSTENISKIVQSLGHDMGVLIAPNAQIITLVTDLGEVLNKIKSLHCVLYLLSITTKPDEKKKVFLPTWAPDVLEFDNLIIERGKYTDFTVEQLKRYDFIATVDGNYTFSEFNYTRDALYSTLKILELLTVSGLKLSEVAKEIDYFYYKTTKVECPQSLKAKMMRKFLESAKGKKSSHLDGVKIWENETDWILMIPNQYGEYLNLYIQAKDDVAGENLFKQYKEKMAQWIAQ; from the coding sequence ATGAAAGCTGTTGTGATGGCCGGAGGGTTTGGTACAAGGATTCAACCTTTGACAAACTCCAAACCAAAACCGATGCTGCCAATAATGAATAAACCGATGATGGAGCATACGATGATGATGCTCAAAGAGATCGGCATAACAGAATTTATCGTACTGCTCTATTTTAAACCTGAGATTATAAAAGACTACTTTAAAGACGGAAGTGACTTTGGGATCAAGATCACCTATGTACTTCCTGATGATGATTACGGAACGGCGGGAGCTGTTAAACTTGCTCAAGAGCATATAGGTGATGAAAACTTTATTGTAATCAGCGGCGATCTTGTTACAGATTTTGATTTTAAAAACCTTTTTGCTTTCCATAAAGAGAAAAACTCAAAACTCTCCATAGGCTTAACCTCTGTAGATAACCCTTTGCAATTTGGAGTGGTGATTGTCAATGAAGAGGGTGTAATTGAAAAGTTTTTGGAAAAACCGAGCTGGGGTGAGGTGTTTAGTGATACTATCAATACTGGAATCTATGTGATTGAACCGGAGATTTTGGAGTATATACCGAAAAACGAGAACTTCGATTTTGGAAAGGATCTATTTCCGTTATTGATGCAGCAAAAGGTTGATCTTATGGGATGTAACCTAAGTGGCTACTGGAGAGATGTTGGAAATCCGGAGAGTTATCGCGAAGTGTATGAAGATATTTTGGCTCACCATGTCGATTTTCTGCTTGACGGACACAAACAGCTATTTCCAGACGGTGTGTTGTATTCGGAAAAACCGTATAGTTTGGATCCATCCATCGAGATTACTGGGACGGTTGTTTTAGGTAAAAAAGTGACTCTTAACAACGGTGTCAAGCTCTATAACAGCGTAATATCAGATAATGTTGTGATCGATGCGGATTCTAAAATCAGGAACAGTGTGATCTGGGAAAATGTTTTTATAGGTAAAAAAACAAAACTCGATAACGCAGTAATTTGTAACAACAATACTATCGGCAAAAATGTCAGTGTAAAAGCGGGACTTATTTTGGCCGAGGGGTGTGAGATTGGAGAGTTAAGCTCTTTTGAACGTGATATTACGGTCTGGCCGGATAAAAAGATCGAGGCAGCTTCTATAGTGAGCCACAATATAGTGTTAGGAAGCAGATACAAAAACTCGATTTTTGAAAATGGAAGCGTAATCGGTACAAGTAACGTAGAGCTCTCTTGTGAGATGGCGACAAAACTTGCCGAAGCGTTTGCTTCGCAATTACCTGTGGGTTCAACGGTACTTGTGGGACGGGATGATGATAAAAATTCACGTATGCTTAAACGCGCTTTTTTAGGAGGATTGCTCTCAGCCGGTGTACATGTACATGATTTAAAAAGCATACCGCAGCCACTGCTGCGCTATACCTTGGCAAATAGTTCAAAATATGTAGGGGGTGCTCAGTTTAAACGCTGTATTAATGATCCTCGTAATTCCGAGATCACACTTTTTGACGAGCATGCTGTACGTATAAATACTTCAGCGGCAAAGGTGATAGAAAAGGCATTTTTTATCGAGAAGTTCAGACGCGTTGAACATGCGAGTATCGGTGAGATATTTGAGAGTAATTATTGTGAAGAGTGTTTAGATTATAAGAACAGTATTGAGAAGTGTTTAGATCAGGTGGGTATCCGACAAAGTAATCTGAGAATAGCCGTTGACCTTATGCATGGAAATTCCGCAAAAGTTTTTCCTACAATTTTAAATGAATTGGGAATAGAAAATATAGTTCTCAACTCCTACTATGATGAGCAAAAGCTTTCAAATTTCGTCGTAATGAAAAAACGCTCGACGGAGAATATTTCAAAAATTGTGCAAAGTTTAGGGCATGATATGGGGGTATTGATAGCTCCAAATGCTCAAATAATTACGTTAGTTACTGATCTGGGTGAGGTGTTAAACAAGATCAAGTCACTTCATTGTGTATTATATCTTCTAAGTATCACTACAAAACCGGATGAGAAAAAGAAAGTATTTTTACCCACTTGGGCACCCGATGTACTGGAGTTTGACAACTTAATTATAGAGAGGGGAAAATATACCGACTTTACGGTAGAACAGTTAAAGCGATACGATTTTATAGCTACGGTTGATGGAAACTATACCTTTAGTGAGTTTAACTATACTCGTGATGCTCTTTATTCAACATTAAAAATTCTTGAACTTCTTACTGTCAGCGGTTTAAAACTCTCCGAAGTAGCAAAAGAGATCGATTATTTTTATTACAAAACAACAAAAGTGGAGTGCCCTCAATCTTTAAAAGCGAAGATGATGAGAAAATTTTTAGAGAGTGCCAAAGGGAAAAAGTCTTCCCATTTAGACGGGGTGAAGATCTGGGAGAACGAGACAGACTGGATCCTTATGATTCCAAACCAATACGGAGAGTATTTAAATCTTTATATTCAGGCTAAAGATGATGTTGCCGGTGAGAATCTCTTTAAGCAGTATAAAGAAAAAATGGCGCAGTGGATCGCCCAATAG